One Algibacter sp. L3A6 genomic region harbors:
- a CDS encoding phosphatidylserine decarboxylase family protein, with translation MFHKEGNKIIVITLVLVVAMFLLIDSFINISWLRILLMLTVLAFLIIILQFFRNPKRLTAANNKTVVSPVDGKVVVIEEVFEKEFFKEKRLQVSVFMSPINVHVTRYPIAGNVIFSKYHPGKFLVAWHPKASEENERTTVVVENETYGKVLYRQIAGALAKRIVNYAKVDDIATQGADSGFIKFGSRVDLFLPLDTKIKVELNQKVRGGESIIAEVND, from the coding sequence ATGTTTCATAAAGAAGGAAATAAAATTATAGTTATCACGCTTGTTTTAGTCGTGGCCATGTTTTTATTAATTGATAGTTTTATAAACATATCATGGCTTAGAATTTTGCTAATGCTAACTGTATTGGCTTTTCTAATTATAATTCTACAATTTTTTAGAAACCCAAAACGCTTAACAGCTGCAAACAATAAAACTGTAGTATCTCCTGTAGATGGTAAAGTTGTAGTTATTGAAGAAGTTTTTGAAAAAGAATTCTTTAAAGAAAAACGTTTACAAGTTAGTGTGTTTATGTCTCCAATAAATGTGCATGTTACGCGTTATCCTATTGCTGGAAACGTTATTTTCAGTAAATATCATCCTGGTAAATTTTTAGTAGCATGGCACCCTAAAGCTAGTGAAGAAAACGAACGTACAACAGTCGTTGTTGAAAACGAAACTTACGGTAAAGTACTATACAGACAAATTGCTGGAGCATTAGCAAAACGTATTGTGAACTACGCAAAAGTAGACGATATAGCAACGCAAGGTGCTGACTCTGGTTTTATTAAATTTGGTTCAAGAGTTGATTTATTCTTACCTTTAGACACGAAAATCAAAGTAGAACTTAATCAAAAAGTTCGCGGGGGCGAAAGTATTATTGCAGAGGTTAATGATTAG
- a CDS encoding biotin--[acetyl-CoA-carboxylase] ligase, protein MRIIKLDAINSTNSYLRELISKGNVEDFTVVSTKNQTKGRGQMGTIWESKTAKNLTFSVFKDVSGLETDQAFYISVVTALAIIKTLKELGIPKLSVKWPNDILSENKKICGVLIENVIKQSQLKASIIGIGLNVNQTEFENLTKASSLKSISGRVFVLDEVLVALVLNLEYYFGILETGDFKVLKKEYEANLFRKNKPSTFKDAEGSMFSGFIKGTSPEGKLVVLLEDEIIKTFDLKEISLLY, encoded by the coding sequence ATGCGAATAATCAAACTTGATGCCATCAATTCCACAAATAGCTATTTACGCGAGCTTATTAGCAAGGGTAATGTGGAAGATTTTACTGTTGTTTCAACCAAAAACCAAACCAAAGGTCGTGGGCAAATGGGAACAATTTGGGAATCGAAAACAGCAAAAAACCTTACGTTTAGTGTGTTTAAAGACGTTTCTGGTTTAGAAACCGATCAGGCTTTTTATATAAGTGTGGTTACTGCTTTGGCTATTATTAAAACCTTAAAGGAGCTTGGTATTCCTAAATTAAGTGTGAAATGGCCGAACGACATTTTGTCAGAAAATAAAAAGATTTGTGGAGTTTTAATAGAAAATGTCATAAAACAAAGTCAGTTAAAAGCCTCCATTATAGGGATTGGGTTAAATGTAAACCAAACAGAATTCGAGAATTTAACAAAAGCATCGTCGTTAAAATCAATATCGGGTAGAGTTTTTGTTTTGGATGAAGTGTTGGTTGCTCTAGTTTTAAATTTAGAATATTACTTCGGAATTTTAGAAACAGGAGACTTCAAAGTCCTGAAAAAAGAATATGAAGCCAATTTGTTTCGAAAAAATAAACCTTCAACATTTAAAGATGCTGAAGGTTCTATGTTTTCTGGTTTTATAAAAGGAACTTCTCCTGAAGGCAAATTAGTGGTATTGCTAGAAGATGAAATTATAAAAACCTTTGATTTAAAAGAAATTTCACTGTTGTATTAA
- the rsfS gene encoding ribosome silencing factor, with translation MAKQNINSDQLISVILSGIEDVKGKEINILDLREIENTVCDYFIVCEGTSNTQVSAIVNSVQKKVSKELKDHPWHTEGLDNAEWVLMDYVNVVVHVFQKQIREYYDIESLWGDAKITAIETSY, from the coding sequence ATGGCGAAACAAAATATAAACTCAGACCAATTAATATCTGTAATACTAAGTGGAATTGAAGACGTTAAAGGAAAAGAAATAAATATACTAGATTTACGAGAGATTGAAAATACGGTTTGTGACTACTTTATAGTTTGCGAAGGGACTTCCAATACACAAGTAAGCGCTATAGTAAATTCTGTTCAGAAAAAAGTAAGCAAAGAACTTAAAGATCATCCATGGCACACCGAAGGCTTAGACAATGCCGAGTGGGTCTTAATGGATTATGTTAATGTTGTAGTACATGTTTTTCAAAAACAAATTAGAGAGTACTATGATATTGAAAGTCTTTGGGGCGATGCAAAAATTACAGCTATAGAAACGAGTTACTAA
- a CDS encoding acyl-CoA-binding protein, which yields MISKELEIQFEDAVNRVNAHTEPFPADTLLKLYAYYKKATNDYSRPKSKKPIINAFKTNALFQVKNISESEAMETYIELVDNYFLYRE from the coding sequence ATGATTAGTAAAGAATTAGAAATACAGTTTGAAGATGCCGTAAACCGGGTAAATGCGCATACAGAGCCATTTCCTGCGGATACGCTTTTAAAGCTATACGCCTACTACAAAAAAGCTACAAACGACTATAGTCGCCCGAAAAGTAAGAAGCCTATTATCAACGCTTTTAAAACAAATGCTTTATTCCAGGTTAAGAATATTAGCGAAAGTGAAGCTATGGAAACTTATATTGAACTTGTAGATAATTACTTTTTGTATCGCGAGTAG
- a CDS encoding DUF1573 domain-containing protein, translating to MKQIITILFIGLVSFSVNAQAKIEFKTDTIDYGTIEKGSNGVREFEFTNTGNEPLIVSKVSSSCGCTIPKKPDAPIMPGKTGVIEVKYDTNRVNPIRKTITVISNAETPTVALKIKGLVVNEVTDGVLQKKDKNIVEQ from the coding sequence ATGAAACAAATTATTACAATTTTATTTATCGGACTAGTAAGTTTCTCGGTAAATGCACAGGCTAAAATAGAGTTTAAAACCGATACAATCGATTACGGTACTATCGAAAAAGGATCGAACGGTGTTCGTGAATTCGAGTTTACTAACACAGGAAACGAACCATTAATTGTATCTAAAGTATCATCTAGTTGTGGTTGTACTATTCCTAAAAAACCAGATGCTCCAATTATGCCAGGAAAAACAGGTGTTATTGAAGTGAAATATGACACGAACCGTGTTAACCCAATTAGAAAAACTATTACTGTTATATCTAATGCTGAAACTCCAACAGTAGCTTTAAAAATTAAAGGCTTAGTTGTAAATGAAGTTACAGACGGTGTTTTACAGAAAAAAGATAAAAATATTGTTGAACAATAA
- a CDS encoding phosphatidate cytidylyltransferase yields MKETITRSLSGLLYVVLLITCLWFEQSITVLLFVFGLISMNEFLKLIQFKSKIPYFIFILIYGLIAYVKHFKVEHIAANEFIRIFIVLTIFVLLFLIRDLFSRKTIPLFSSKRYLLTTFYITSGFSFLFLIAHYFKIYNPNILLGSLILVWVNDTFAYLVGKNFGKQKLFEKISPKKTVEGFLGGLFFACIASFFIASCTNTLNSTYWLILSIIVSVTGTLGDLIESKFKRQAQVKDSGTIMPGHGGLLDRLDSIIFAAPFIYLFLRILHYVS; encoded by the coding sequence ATGAAAGAAACCATTACCCGATCACTCTCAGGTCTGCTTTACGTTGTATTACTTATTACATGCTTATGGTTTGAGCAATCTATAACGGTACTTTTATTTGTTTTCGGCTTAATTAGCATGAATGAATTCTTGAAATTGATTCAGTTTAAAAGCAAAATTCCTTATTTCATATTCATTTTAATTTACGGCTTAATAGCTTATGTAAAACATTTTAAAGTTGAACATATAGCGGCTAATGAATTTATTAGAATATTTATTGTACTTACTATTTTTGTTCTACTATTTTTAATTAGAGATTTATTTTCAAGAAAAACAATTCCGCTTTTTAGTTCTAAGCGTTATTTACTTACCACATTCTACATTACAAGTGGTTTTTCATTCTTATTTCTAATTGCCCATTACTTTAAAATCTACAATCCAAATATTTTATTAGGCTCTTTAATTCTAGTTTGGGTAAACGATACCTTTGCTTATTTAGTTGGTAAAAACTTTGGAAAACAGAAGCTTTTTGAAAAAATTTCACCTAAAAAAACCGTAGAAGGCTTTTTAGGCGGTCTATTTTTTGCGTGTATAGCAAGTTTTTTTATCGCTAGTTGTACAAATACATTAAACTCTACATACTGGCTTATTTTAAGCATAATAGTAAGCGTAACAGGCACTTTAGGCGATTTAATAGAATCTAAATTTAAGCGCCAAGCCCAAGTAAAAGACAGCGGAACTATAATGCCTGGCCATGGAGGTCTATTAGATCGATTAGATAGTATTATATTTGCAGCACCATTTATATATTTGTTTTTAAGAATTTTGCACTATGTTTCATAA
- the ftsH gene encoding ATP-dependent zinc metalloprotease FtsH, whose amino-acid sequence MAKDKKNAKENKPKFSPYWIYGIIIALFLGFQLFSGASYQEGNITTPSDFFKYLKDGDVARVDIIKNTRVAKVYLTKDAQEKEIHKNSKPETFIPSATKLPNYKFEFGDLQNFENELNTTTENLATKPVVKFDTETNDWSNLLMGILPFILLIGVWVFIMRRMSGGAGGGAGGQIFNIGKSKAKLFDENTEVKTTFKDVAGLEGAKEEVQEIVDFLKFPEKYTTLGGKIPKGALLVGPPGTGKTLLAKAVAGEAKVPFFSLSGSDFVEMFVGVGASRVRDLFKQAKEKSPSIIFIDEIDAIGRARGKNAMSGSNDERENTLNQLLTEMDGFGTNTNVIVIAATNRADILDKALMRAGRFDRQIFVDLPNLNERKAIFEVHLRPLKKAPGLDIEFLSKQTPGFSGADIANLCNEAALIAARTNKKAVEKQDFLDAVDRIIGGLERRSNLFSVEEKRTIAYHEAGHAVVSWFLEHADPLVKVTIVPRGRSLGAAWYLPQEAYITRTNKFLDEICVTMGGRAAEKIIFNEISTGALGDLESVTKKAKAMVMIYGLNEKVGNITYYDPAGESGFVKPYSEKTAELIDNEIKDIIEVQYQRAVELLSSKKDLLDKLAQRLIEREVIFKDDLEELLGISPFKKSPAIIDKTEEKE is encoded by the coding sequence ATGGCAAAAGACAAGAAAAACGCAAAGGAAAATAAGCCTAAATTCAGTCCGTATTGGATTTACGGAATTATAATCGCTCTATTTTTAGGGTTTCAACTATTTAGTGGAGCCAGCTACCAAGAAGGCAATATTACTACGCCATCCGATTTTTTTAAATACTTAAAAGATGGTGATGTAGCACGTGTTGATATTATAAAAAACACGCGTGTTGCTAAAGTTTACTTAACAAAAGACGCTCAAGAAAAAGAGATTCATAAAAACTCTAAACCAGAAACATTTATTCCTTCGGCAACAAAATTGCCTAATTATAAATTTGAATTTGGAGATTTACAGAATTTTGAAAACGAATTAAATACAACTACCGAAAACTTAGCTACAAAGCCTGTTGTAAAGTTTGATACCGAAACCAACGATTGGAGTAATTTATTAATGGGTATTTTACCTTTTATTTTACTAATTGGAGTTTGGGTATTTATTATGCGTAGAATGTCTGGTGGTGCCGGTGGCGGAGCAGGCGGACAAATTTTCAACATAGGAAAATCTAAAGCAAAACTTTTTGACGAGAACACAGAAGTTAAAACAACTTTTAAAGATGTTGCTGGTTTAGAAGGTGCTAAAGAAGAGGTACAAGAAATTGTAGACTTCCTTAAATTTCCTGAAAAATATACAACCTTAGGTGGTAAAATACCAAAAGGCGCTTTATTAGTTGGCCCTCCAGGAACAGGTAAAACATTATTAGCAAAAGCCGTTGCAGGTGAAGCTAAAGTGCCATTTTTCTCATTATCAGGTTCTGATTTTGTTGAAATGTTTGTTGGTGTAGGTGCATCTCGTGTTAGAGATTTATTTAAACAAGCAAAAGAAAAATCGCCTTCTATTATTTTTATAGATGAAATTGATGCCATTGGTCGTGCCAGAGGTAAAAATGCCATGTCTGGAAGTAATGATGAACGTGAAAACACATTAAACCAATTACTAACGGAAATGGATGGTTTTGGTACCAACACAAACGTTATTGTAATTGCTGCAACCAACAGAGCCGATATTTTAGATAAAGCTTTAATGCGTGCAGGTCGTTTTGATAGACAAATTTTTGTTGATCTACCTAACTTAAACGAACGTAAAGCTATTTTTGAAGTTCACCTTAGGCCTCTTAAAAAAGCTCCAGGTTTAGATATAGAATTCTTATCGAAGCAAACTCCAGGTTTCTCTGGTGCAGATATTGCTAATTTATGTAATGAAGCTGCTTTAATTGCCGCAAGAACAAATAAAAAAGCTGTTGAAAAACAAGATTTCTTAGACGCTGTAGATAGAATTATTGGTGGTTTAGAACGTAGAAGCAACTTGTTCTCTGTTGAAGAAAAACGCACCATTGCTTATCACGAAGCAGGACATGCTGTTGTAAGTTGGTTCTTAGAGCATGCCGACCCGTTGGTAAAAGTAACTATTGTACCTCGTGGTAGATCTTTAGGTGCTGCATGGTACTTACCACAAGAAGCATACATTACCAGAACAAATAAATTTCTTGATGAAATTTGTGTTACAATGGGTGGACGAGCTGCTGAAAAAATTATTTTTAACGAAATTTCTACTGGTGCTTTAGGCGATTTAGAAAGCGTTACTAAAAAAGCAAAAGCTATGGTAATGATTTATGGCCTTAACGAAAAGGTTGGAAATATTACATATTATGATCCTGCTGGAGAGAGTGGCTTTGTAAAACCATACTCTGAAAAAACAGCTGAACTTATTGATAATGAGATCAAAGACATTATTGAAGTTCAATATCAAAGAGCGGTCGAATTATTATCTTCAAAGAAAGATTTATTAGACAAATTAGCTCAGAGATTAATTGAAAGAGAAGTAATATTCAAAGACGATTTAGAAGAGCTTTTAGGAATCTCTCCTTTTAAAAAGAGTCCAGCTATAATTGATAAAACTGAAGAAAAAGAGTAA
- a CDS encoding valine--tRNA ligase, with protein MQIPSKYDASQVESKWYDYWMKNNYFHSTPDHREPYTIVIPPPNVTGVLHMGHMLNNTIQDVLIRRARLLGKNACWVPGTDHASIATEAKVVAKLKEQGIDKNDLTREEFLEHAWEWTHEYGGVILEQLKKLGCSCDWDRTKFTMDDDMSEAVIKVFIDLHEKGLIYRGYRMVNWDPEAKTTLSDEEVIHEERQGNLYYINYKIEGSDDVLTIATTRPETIFGDSAICINPNDERFVHLRGKKAIVPISGRVIPIIEDDYVDLEFGTGCLKVTPAHDENDKVLGDKHNLEVIDIFNEDASLNSFGLQFEGQDRFVARKSVSKELEALGVLVKTETHINKVGTSERTKAVIEPRLSDQWFLKMEELVKPAIEAVLGENAEVKLFPKKFENTYRHWMENIRDWNISRQLLWGQQIPAYFYGDGKEDFVVAENIESALEKAQKVTGNAILTTADLRQDTDALDTWFSSWLWPMSVFDGIRNPENEEIKYYYPTNDLVTGPDILFFWVARMIIAGYEYKDEKPFNNVYLTGLVRDKQRRKMSKSLGNSPDALKLIEQYSADGVRVGLLLSSAAGNDLMFDETLCQQGKGFGNKIWNAFNLTNLWEVSDSIEQPNSSKIALEWYEAKFHAALVEIEDHFSKYRLSDALMAIYKLIYDDFCGWLLEIVKPAYQQPIDVVTYNKVMAAFEDNLKILHPFMPFLTEDIWQYISERIPEEALIVAKWPEAKPINKELIAQFEFASEVISGIRTIRKEKNIAFKDAIGFSVINNENSDITFDEVIAKLGNLETLEYVKEPVEGALTFRVKSNEYFIPMDGAIDVEAEIKKLTEELSYTEGFLKSVQKKLSNERFVAGAPEQVVASEKKKEADALAKIETLKASLASLV; from the coding sequence ATGCAAATTCCATCAAAATATGATGCAAGTCAGGTAGAAAGTAAGTGGTACGACTACTGGATGAAAAATAATTATTTTCATTCTACACCAGATCACAGAGAACCTTACACCATTGTAATTCCGCCACCAAACGTTACTGGCGTATTGCACATGGGGCATATGTTAAACAATACTATTCAAGATGTTTTAATACGTCGTGCTCGTTTATTGGGTAAAAATGCGTGTTGGGTTCCTGGAACCGATCATGCATCTATTGCTACAGAAGCCAAAGTTGTTGCTAAATTAAAGGAGCAAGGTATTGATAAAAACGATTTAACAAGAGAAGAGTTTTTAGAACACGCTTGGGAATGGACACATGAATATGGCGGAGTAATTTTAGAGCAGTTAAAAAAATTGGGTTGTTCTTGCGATTGGGATAGAACAAAATTTACTATGGACGATGATATGTCGGAAGCCGTAATAAAAGTTTTTATTGATTTACATGAAAAAGGACTTATCTATCGTGGTTACCGCATGGTAAACTGGGATCCTGAGGCTAAAACAACTTTATCAGATGAAGAGGTTATTCATGAAGAGCGCCAAGGAAATTTATACTATATCAATTATAAAATAGAAGGTAGTGACGATGTTTTAACCATTGCAACTACAAGACCGGAAACTATTTTTGGAGATTCAGCAATTTGTATTAATCCTAACGATGAGCGTTTTGTTCACTTACGTGGAAAAAAAGCTATCGTTCCAATTAGCGGAAGAGTCATTCCTATTATTGAAGATGATTATGTTGATCTAGAATTTGGTACAGGTTGTTTAAAAGTAACTCCTGCACACGATGAAAATGATAAGGTTTTAGGAGATAAGCATAACTTAGAAGTTATTGATATCTTTAATGAAGATGCTTCTTTAAATAGTTTTGGTTTACAATTTGAAGGTCAAGATCGTTTTGTAGCAAGAAAATCAGTTTCAAAAGAATTGGAAGCTTTAGGTGTTTTAGTAAAAACGGAAACGCACATTAATAAGGTTGGAACTTCTGAAAGAACAAAAGCCGTAATAGAACCACGTTTAAGCGATCAATGGTTTCTTAAAATGGAAGAATTAGTAAAACCTGCCATTGAAGCTGTTTTAGGTGAAAATGCTGAGGTGAAACTATTTCCAAAGAAATTTGAAAATACATACCGCCACTGGATGGAAAATATTCGCGATTGGAATATTTCTCGTCAGTTGCTTTGGGGACAACAAATTCCAGCCTATTTCTATGGTGATGGAAAAGAAGATTTTGTAGTTGCAGAAAATATAGAATCTGCACTAGAAAAAGCCCAAAAAGTAACAGGTAATGCTATTTTAACAACAGCAGATTTACGTCAAGATACCGATGCGTTGGATACTTGGTTTTCATCTTGGTTATGGCCAATGTCTGTTTTCGATGGTATTAGAAATCCAGAAAACGAAGAAATAAAATATTATTACCCAACCAACGATTTGGTTACTGGTCCAGATATTTTATTCTTTTGGGTAGCTAGAATGATTATTGCTGGTTACGAATATAAAGATGAAAAACCATTTAATAACGTATACTTAACCGGCTTAGTTCGGGATAAGCAACGCCGAAAAATGAGTAAAAGTTTAGGGAACTCTCCTGATGCTTTAAAACTTATTGAGCAATACAGTGCCGATGGAGTTCGTGTTGGACTTTTATTGAGTTCAGCAGCCGGAAACGATTTAATGTTTGATGAAACACTTTGCCAACAAGGTAAAGGTTTTGGAAATAAAATTTGGAATGCTTTTAACTTAACTAACCTTTGGGAGGTGAGTGATAGTATTGAGCAACCAAATTCTAGTAAAATTGCATTAGAATGGTACGAAGCTAAATTTCATGCAGCTTTAGTAGAAATTGAAGATCACTTTAGTAAATACCGTTTAAGCGATGCTTTAATGGCTATTTATAAATTAATTTACGATGATTTCTGCGGATGGTTGTTAGAGATTGTAAAACCAGCATACCAACAACCTATTGATGTGGTTACTTATAATAAGGTAATGGCCGCTTTCGAAGATAATTTAAAAATATTACACCCATTTATGCCTTTCTTAACGGAAGATATCTGGCAGTATATTTCTGAAAGAATTCCAGAAGAAGCCTTAATTGTTGCAAAATGGCCGGAAGCTAAACCTATTAATAAGGAGTTGATTGCTCAGTTTGAATTTGCTTCGGAAGTTATTTCTGGAATTCGTACTATTAGAAAAGAAAAAAATATAGCTTTTAAAGATGCTATTGGTTTTTCTGTAATTAATAATGAAAATTCAGATATTACATTTGATGAGGTTATTGCAAAGCTTGGTAATTTAGAGACTTTAGAGTATGTAAAAGAACCAGTGGAAGGCGCATTAACGTTTAGAGTAAAATCTAACGAGTATTTCATTCCAATGGATGGTGCTATTGATGTTGAAGCTGAAATCAAAAAACTTACTGAAGAGTTAAGCTATACTGAAGGTTTTCTTAAATCTGTGCAGAAAAAGCTTTCTAACGAACGTTTTGTAGCCGGTGCTCCAGAACAAGTTGTTGCTTCCGAGAAGAAAAAAGAAGCCGATGCTTTAGCTAAAATTGAAACTTTAAAAGCGAGTTTAGCAAGTTTGGTTTAA
- the pyrE gene encoding orotate phosphoribosyltransferase, protein MIFNKDTAKKTAEVLLQVHAIKLSPKEPFTWASGWKSPIYCDNRIILSYPAIRNYVRETMAKHIENQYGKPDAIAGVATGAIGIGMLVAEYLGLPFIYVRPDAKGHGRKNQIEGFIEGGQSVVVVEDLISTGKSSLNAVKALKEAKVNVKGMVAIFTYGFDVATKNFAEEGVTLNTLSNYENLLEQALDTNYISEKELKTLSEWNSNPSEWNAI, encoded by the coding sequence ATGATATTCAACAAAGACACCGCTAAAAAAACTGCCGAAGTTTTATTGCAAGTTCATGCAATAAAATTAAGTCCAAAAGAACCTTTTACTTGGGCTTCTGGCTGGAAATCACCAATTTATTGCGACAATCGTATTATTTTATCGTATCCAGCGATACGTAATTACGTGCGCGAAACCATGGCTAAACATATTGAAAACCAATACGGAAAACCAGATGCTATTGCAGGAGTAGCTACAGGAGCGATTGGTATAGGTATGCTAGTTGCCGAATACTTAGGGCTTCCGTTTATTTATGTTAGACCAGATGCAAAAGGGCACGGCCGTAAAAACCAAATTGAAGGTTTTATTGAAGGCGGACAAAGTGTTGTTGTGGTCGAAGATTTAATAAGCACAGGAAAAAGCAGTTTAAACGCTGTAAAAGCTTTAAAAGAAGCTAAAGTAAATGTAAAAGGCATGGTTGCTATTTTTACTTACGGATTTGATGTCGCTACAAAAAACTTTGCAGAAGAAGGCGTTACATTAAATACATTAAGTAATTACGAGAATTTACTTGAGCAAGCGCTAGACACTAATTACATTTCTGAAAAGGAATTAAAAACCTTATCGGAATGGAATTCCAATCCTAGTGAATGGAACGCTATTTGA
- a CDS encoding SRPBCC domain-containing protein, with amino-acid sequence MNLESPKVNVTKSPQEVFNFLEDIKNFKSLMPENISKFEVLDDDKFLFALKGMPEIVLKKKEVIPPNKIVLGAAGGKLDFSLIGNIVETADGNSEVQLEFAGDFNPMMAMMIKGPITKFIETLATNMPKAI; translated from the coding sequence ATGAATTTAGAATCCCCAAAAGTTAACGTTACTAAATCGCCTCAAGAAGTTTTCAACTTTTTAGAAGATATAAAAAACTTTAAATCTTTAATGCCTGAAAACATTAGCAAGTTCGAAGTTTTGGACGACGACAAATTTCTTTTTGCTTTAAAAGGCATGCCAGAAATTGTTTTAAAAAAGAAAGAGGTTATCCCTCCAAATAAAATTGTTTTAGGTGCCGCAGGCGGAAAACTCGATTTTTCTTTAATTGGAAATATTGTTGAAACTGCAGATGGTAACAGCGAAGTACAATTAGAATTTGCTGGTGATTTTAACCCAATGATGGCCATGATGATTAAAGGCCCAATCACAAAATTTATTGAAACTCTTGCTACAAATATGCCAAAAGCTATTTAA
- a CDS encoding LUD domain-containing protein translates to MSLFRKIFGLKADKSDDELKSTDRGRYMPEVKLPIDERFTINFKANGGKFLYCENLSEVFQNLENIIQENAWDSKNVLLLDANLKDKFKNSDLQSTRVISDATYFLTTCENLIANDGSLLISSNQIFEKKLNELPLNFVVFGTTSQMVENIGEGLRGIKSKNRQKIPTNITTIKQFKAQDDKDFLSYGSSAKNLYLLLLEDL, encoded by the coding sequence ATGAGTCTTTTCAGAAAAATTTTTGGTTTAAAAGCTGACAAATCAGACGATGAACTAAAATCCACAGACCGCGGCAGATATATGCCGGAAGTTAAGCTACCAATAGACGAAAGGTTTACTATAAACTTTAAAGCTAATGGCGGTAAATTTCTGTATTGTGAAAATTTATCTGAAGTTTTTCAAAACCTTGAAAATATAATACAAGAAAACGCTTGGGACTCAAAAAATGTATTGCTTTTAGATGCAAACTTAAAAGATAAGTTTAAAAATTCCGATTTACAGTCGACTCGAGTAATAAGTGACGCCACATATTTTTTAACAACTTGTGAAAACCTTATTGCTAACGATGGTTCGCTACTTATATCATCTAACCAAATATTTGAGAAAAAACTTAACGAACTACCTTTAAACTTTGTAGTTTTTGGTACAACAAGCCAAATGGTAGAAAACATTGGTGAAGGTTTAAGAGGTATTAAATCTAAAAACCGCCAAAAAATACCAACTAACATTACTACAATCAAGCAGTTTAAAGCGCAAGATGATAAAGATTTTTTAAGTTATGGTAGTAGCGCAAAAAACCTATACCTTTTACTTTTAGAAGATCTATAA